Proteins encoded together in one Polaribacter reichenbachii window:
- a CDS encoding DUF5989 family protein produces MEFIKEFFLFLKERKKWWLFPLIFIFMVLGGLIFLTNGSALAPFIYSLF; encoded by the coding sequence ATGGAATTTATTAAAGAATTTTTCCTTTTTTTAAAGGAACGAAAAAAATGGTGGTTATTTCCACTAATATTTATTTTTATGGTTTTAGGTGGGTTAATATTTTTAACTAACGGATCTGCTTTGGCTCCTTTTATTTATAGTCTATTCTAA
- a CDS encoding SGNH/GDSL hydrolase family protein — MKNKLIFKFIALSLPLILIFILELILGIFNYGENYNLFNKITSENNTEYLVMNSGISKKYFKNTGFNSDNQSDLFLREKTENTFRVFIQGASTVVGFPFYKNGSFPRILKHRLSLTFPDKNIEIINTGITAVNSYTLWDLSDKIIAQKPDLVIIYAGHNEYYGALGVGSSISIGNYPAIVRSYLKLKNFRFFQLFENGYSKVFKPNEKSKYTVKETTLMEVMAKEQQIPYNSDVYNAGINQFKSNINKALDKYASNNIPVILSTVISNKKDIKPFISDDFNENKFDKNLKSNKSEAFKTANSNAKAAYKMGQFYLNKQQDSAKKYFHLAKELDMLRFRAPEKVNDIIINELSKKQGVYLLDSRKAMQKKSKSGFIDNDVLTEHVHPNVKGNFILADAFYNKIKEIKILDNWNHFISYDEAFNDISITRIDSIKGKFIVQDLKNSWPYKLNMSGTNPIAQYNYILKPTYEEKKAINLYAGREEWQNVMREAYHTYNNNKDYKNALKVAQSLISEFPEQTKVYEMAREICLKMNNRDYANYYSKKINQLKQK, encoded by the coding sequence TTGAAAAATAAACTTATATTTAAATTTATTGCTCTTAGTCTTCCTTTAATACTAATTTTTATCTTAGAATTAATTTTAGGAATATTTAATTATGGAGAAAATTATAATCTTTTTAATAAAATCACCTCAGAAAACAACACAGAATATCTGGTAATGAATTCTGGTATTTCTAAAAAATATTTTAAGAATACTGGTTTCAATTCTGATAATCAATCTGATTTATTTTTAAGAGAAAAAACCGAAAATACTTTTAGAGTTTTTATTCAAGGAGCATCTACTGTTGTTGGTTTTCCTTTTTACAAAAACGGCTCTTTTCCAAGAATACTAAAACATAGACTTTCACTAACTTTTCCTGATAAAAATATAGAAATAATAAACACGGGTATAACAGCAGTAAATTCATACACTTTATGGGATTTATCTGATAAAATAATTGCACAAAAACCAGATTTAGTAATAATTTACGCAGGTCATAATGAGTATTATGGAGCTTTAGGTGTAGGATCTTCTATATCTATTGGTAATTACCCAGCAATAGTTAGAAGTTATTTAAAGTTAAAGAATTTTAGATTTTTTCAACTGTTTGAAAATGGATATTCAAAAGTTTTTAAACCTAATGAAAAATCAAAATATACTGTTAAAGAAACCACTTTAATGGAGGTTATGGCCAAAGAACAACAAATTCCTTATAATTCTGATGTTTATAATGCTGGAATTAATCAATTTAAAAGTAATATTAACAAAGCTTTAGATAAGTATGCTAGCAATAATATTCCTGTAATTTTATCAACAGTAATATCAAACAAAAAAGATATAAAACCTTTTATTAGTGATGATTTTAATGAAAATAAATTTGATAAAAATTTAAAAAGTAATAAAAGTGAAGCTTTTAAAACTGCAAATAGTAACGCAAAAGCTGCGTATAAAATGGGGCAGTTTTATTTAAATAAACAACAAGATTCAGCTAAAAAATACTTTCATTTAGCAAAAGAATTAGATATGCTTCGATTTCGTGCTCCTGAAAAAGTAAATGATATTATCATCAATGAATTATCTAAAAAACAAGGGGTATATCTTCTAGATTCAAGAAAAGCTATGCAAAAAAAATCTAAAAGTGGATTTATTGATAATGATGTGTTAACAGAACACGTTCATCCAAATGTAAAAGGGAATTTTATTTTGGCAGATGCTTTTTACAATAAAATTAAAGAGATAAAAATTTTAGATAATTGGAATCATTTTATCTCTTATGATGAAGCTTTTAATGATATTTCAATAACTCGCATAGACTCTATTAAAGGTAAGTTTATTGTGCAAGATTTAAAAAATTCTTGGCCTTATAAATTAAATATGTCTGGTACAAACCCAATTGCTCAATATAATTATATTTTAAAACCAACTTACGAGGAAAAAAAGGCAATTAATCTTTATGCAGGTAGAGAAGAATGGCAAAATGTAATGAGAGAAGCTTACCATACTTACAACAATAATAAAGATTATAAGAATGCTTTAAAAGTAGCCCAATCTTTAATATCAGAATTTCCTGAACAAACTAAAGTTTATGAAATGGCTAGAGAAATTTGTTTAAAAATGAATAATAGAGATTATGCTAATTATTATTCAAAAAAAATAAATCAGTTAAAACAAAAATAA
- a CDS encoding nucleoside hydrolase-like domain-containing protein, whose protein sequence is MINQPYFIKHKSLTIIFLTVLCFTCNIITLDAQEPVKNRVIILTDIEADPDDTQSLVRLFLYSNQIDIKGLVATTSCWYTSKVNPESIKRVINAYGKIQANLLKHEQGFPKEEKLLNMVKSGLPKYGMTGVGKGMDSEGSDWIIKILEEKDDRPLWISVWGGVNTLAQSLHKIKKTKSKKEAARLIAKLRVYTISDQDDSGLWIRNNFPKLFYIVSPGDNYSEATWTGINFVVKGIDNKTISNSWFAENIQQNHGPLGAVYPDVSWGVEGDTPAFLHLIPNGLNNAEHPEWGSWGGRYEFYKPKFENRKDGSSIVAIAAETRKIWTNAIDKFTPFVKKKYGRAVGLDTISFTGYKETLWRWRDDLQNDFAARMDWCLNTFENSNHPPIPVLSHSDRIKLKSGESFHLDAFNSYDPDGDNLSFLWFPYLEAGSFKGEFKLGQPENSHGINGTAPKVKKTETIHIILKVSDKGSPSLSRYKRVILEIHP, encoded by the coding sequence ATGATAAATCAACCTTATTTTATAAAACATAAATCACTAACAATTATATTTTTAACCGTTTTATGTTTCACATGCAATATTATTACACTTGATGCTCAAGAACCTGTTAAAAACAGAGTTATAATTTTAACAGATATAGAAGCTGATCCTGATGACACACAATCTTTGGTTCGATTATTTTTATACTCTAATCAAATAGATATTAAAGGATTAGTAGCTACAACATCATGTTGGTATACATCAAAAGTAAATCCAGAATCTATAAAAAGAGTTATAAATGCTTATGGAAAAATACAAGCAAATTTATTGAAACATGAGCAAGGTTTTCCTAAAGAAGAAAAACTTTTAAATATGGTTAAAAGTGGTTTACCTAAATATGGAATGACAGGCGTAGGAAAAGGTATGGATTCTGAAGGGTCTGATTGGATTATAAAAATTTTGGAAGAAAAAGATGATAGACCTTTATGGATTTCTGTTTGGGGAGGAGTAAACACTTTAGCACAATCTCTTCATAAAATTAAAAAAACAAAAAGTAAAAAAGAAGCTGCAAGGTTAATTGCTAAACTTAGAGTATATACCATTTCTGATCAAGATGATAGTGGTTTGTGGATTCGTAATAATTTTCCTAAATTATTTTATATTGTAAGTCCTGGTGATAATTATAGTGAAGCAACATGGACAGGAATTAATTTTGTTGTAAAGGGAATTGATAATAAAACTATAAGTAATTCTTGGTTTGCAGAGAACATACAGCAAAACCATGGCCCTCTTGGTGCTGTTTACCCAGATGTTTCTTGGGGAGTTGAAGGTGATACTCCTGCTTTTTTACATTTAATTCCTAATGGTTTAAATAATGCTGAACATCCAGAATGGGGAAGTTGGGGTGGTCGCTATGAATTCTACAAGCCAAAATTTGAAAACAGAAAAGATGGTAGTTCTATTGTTGCAATTGCAGCTGAAACTAGAAAAATTTGGACTAATGCAATTGATAAATTTACACCATTTGTTAAAAAAAAATATGGTAGAGCTGTTGGTTTGGATACGATTTCTTTTACCGGTTATAAAGAAACACTTTGGCGTTGGAGAGACGATTTACAAAACGACTTTGCAGCTCGAATGGATTGGTGTTTAAATACATTTGAAAACTCCAATCATCCACCAATACCTGTTTTATCTCATTCTGACAGAATAAAATTAAAATCTGGCGAATCCTTTCATTTAGATGCTTTTAACTCATATGATCCAGATGGAGATAATCTCAGTTTTCTTTGGTTTCCTTATTTAGAAGCTGGTTCATTTAAAGGAGAATTTAAATTAGGACAACCAGAAAATTCTCATGGAATTAATGGAACAGCTCCAAAAGTTAAAAAAACAGAAACTATTCATATTATACTTAAGGTCTCAGACAAAGGGAGCCCTTCATTATCAAGATATAAGAGAGTTATTTTAGAGATACATCCCTAA
- a CDS encoding DeoR/GlpR family DNA-binding transcription regulator: MLATQRKEKILELLNEDGSAKVNSLSKIFKVSEVTIRQDLEKLEKEGLVVREHGGVHLKNLEGQVKSFSLSQQTNLIQKESIAIKCTELIEPGDTIILDSGSTTTEIAKKIININGLTVITNALNIALMLGANPNIEVVMTGGEFKAPTLSLTGQKAADFFKGLNVQKLFLATAGITLKSGLTYPSISDLIVKKAMIDAAETTYLVADSTKFGKSAFASLGALSLIDYIITDEEINKKYKQKFSDNDIKLIISSKE, from the coding sequence ATGTTAGCTACTCAGCGAAAAGAAAAAATATTAGAATTATTAAATGAAGATGGTTCTGCAAAAGTAAATAGTTTGTCTAAAATTTTTAAAGTATCAGAGGTAACTATAAGGCAAGATTTAGAAAAATTAGAAAAAGAAGGGCTTGTTGTAAGAGAGCATGGTGGTGTTCACCTAAAAAACTTAGAAGGCCAAGTAAAAAGCTTTTCTTTGTCTCAACAAACAAATCTTATACAAAAAGAAAGTATTGCAATTAAATGTACAGAGCTAATTGAGCCAGGAGATACAATAATTTTAGATTCTGGATCAACAACCACAGAGATTGCAAAAAAAATAATAAATATTAATGGGTTAACTGTAATTACAAATGCATTAAATATAGCTTTGATGCTTGGTGCTAATCCTAATATTGAAGTTGTAATGACAGGTGGTGAGTTTAAAGCACCAACTTTGTCTTTAACAGGGCAAAAAGCAGCAGATTTTTTTAAAGGATTAAATGTGCAAAAGTTGTTTTTGGCAACAGCTGGTATTACTTTAAAATCTGGGTTAACATATCCAAGTATTAGTGACTTAATTGTAAAAAAAGCAATGATTGATGCTGCAGAAACCACGTATTTGGTTGCAGATTCAACAAAATTCGGTAAAAGTGCTTTTGCAAGTTTAGGAGCTTTATCTCTTATAGATTATATTATTACGGATGAAGAAATCAATAAAAAATACAAACAAAAATTTAGTGATAATGACATTAAATTAATTATTTCAAGTAAAGAGTAA
- a CDS encoding L-fucose/L-arabinose isomerase family protein yields the protein MIKKNTLGVIIGNRDFFPDSLVEKARTEIIDVLGKLNIKPILTETTDTKLGGVETYKDSQKCANLFKRYSDEISGILVLLPNFGDERGVADTLKLANLNVPVLIQAYPDELSKMNVANRRDSWCGKISVCNNLYQYGIKYSLTSQHVSYPSDQNFQKDLNDFVAVCRVVKGMKNIRIGAIGARPGAFNTVRYSEKILQRNSITVVTADLSEILGKAEKLTKDDASVKRHIETINAYAPKGKTPDAAMIQMAKLDVVLQEYVEEYELDATAIQCWTSLQQNFGCNVCTSMSIMSENMLPSACEVDVTGTLSMYAMQLASGSPSALVDWNNNYADDSNKCVLFHCGNWAKSFLPNIEISNAPILGTSVGVENTYGALDGRTPAMPLTYGRISTDDPKGIIKAYLGEGELTNDPLKTFGNKAVAKINNLQGLMNYVCKNGFEHHVVMNASKTGTILEEALGNYMGWEVYNHKG from the coding sequence ATGATAAAAAAAAATACATTAGGAGTAATCATAGGTAATAGAGATTTTTTCCCAGACAGTTTAGTTGAAAAAGCTAGAACTGAAATTATTGATGTTTTAGGTAAATTAAACATTAAACCAATTCTTACAGAAACAACAGATACTAAATTAGGTGGAGTAGAAACCTATAAGGACTCTCAAAAATGTGCTAATTTATTTAAAAGATATAGTGATGAAATTTCAGGTATTTTAGTTTTGTTACCAAATTTTGGTGATGAAAGAGGTGTTGCAGACACTCTGAAATTAGCAAACTTAAATGTGCCTGTTCTAATTCAAGCGTATCCAGACGAACTATCTAAAATGAATGTTGCAAATAGAAGAGATTCATGGTGTGGTAAAATATCTGTCTGTAACAATTTATATCAATATGGAATTAAATATTCATTAACAAGTCAACATGTTTCTTATCCATCAGACCAAAATTTTCAAAAAGATTTAAATGATTTTGTTGCTGTTTGTAGAGTAGTAAAAGGTATGAAAAACATCAGAATAGGTGCAATTGGTGCAAGACCAGGAGCGTTTAACACAGTTCGTTATTCAGAAAAAATATTGCAAAGAAATAGCATAACAGTAGTGACTGCTGATTTGTCTGAAATTTTAGGAAAAGCTGAAAAACTTACAAAAGATGATGCTTCTGTAAAACGACATATAGAGACAATAAATGCATATGCACCAAAAGGCAAAACACCAGATGCTGCTATGATTCAAATGGCAAAATTAGATGTGGTTTTACAAGAATATGTTGAGGAATATGAGTTAGATGCAACAGCAATACAATGTTGGACATCCTTACAACAGAATTTTGGATGCAATGTTTGTACAAGTATGAGTATTATGTCAGAAAATATGTTGCCATCAGCTTGTGAGGTAGATGTAACAGGAACTTTAAGTATGTATGCAATGCAATTGGCTTCAGGTTCTCCAAGTGCATTAGTAGATTGGAATAACAATTATGCAGACGACTCAAACAAATGTGTGCTTTTTCATTGTGGAAACTGGGCAAAATCATTTTTGCCGAATATTGAAATAAGCAATGCACCAATTTTAGGAACTAGTGTTGGTGTTGAAAATACCTATGGAGCTCTAGATGGTCGAACACCAGCAATGCCGCTCACGTATGGAAGAATTAGTACAGATGATCCTAAAGGAATTATAAAAGCTTATTTGGGAGAAGGTGAATTAACCAACGATCCTTTAAAAACATTTGGAAATAAAGCAGTTGCAAAAATCAACAATCTACAAGGTTTAATGAATTATGTATGTAAAAATGGTTTTGAACATCACGTAGTTATGAATGCATCAAAAACTGGTACTATTTTAGAAGAAGCCCTAGGTAATTATATGGGGTGGGAAGTTTATAATCATAAAGGTTAA
- a CDS encoding transketolase, producing the protein MTISELERKSIELRKKILSYIYNVKAGHTGGSLSCIDIINVLYNRVLNIDANNFSDSKRDRYIQSKGHCVEALFVTLADCGFFSEEDLQTGCQYKSHYIGHPTKKVNGIEQNTGALGHGLSICVGEALAAKMDNKKHKVFTLLGDGEMAEGSNWEAFQSAAHYKLDNLFAILDYNKQQISGSNKEVMNPISFKEKLQVFGWAVKEVDGHNIKELVQTLNDGPFEKEKPSFIIAHTIKGRGVSFMEGVLKWHHGVPTEEQYLQAQKELETLEQAL; encoded by the coding sequence ATGACGATATCAGAATTAGAACGTAAATCAATAGAATTGAGAAAAAAAATTCTCAGTTATATCTACAATGTAAAAGCAGGTCATACAGGTGGCAGTCTTTCTTGTATTGATATTATTAATGTGCTTTATAATAGGGTTTTAAATATTGATGCTAATAATTTTAGTGATTCCAAAAGAGATAGATATATTCAAAGTAAAGGACATTGTGTTGAAGCTTTATTTGTAACACTTGCAGATTGTGGTTTTTTTTCAGAAGAAGATTTACAAACAGGTTGCCAGTATAAATCACATTACATTGGTCATCCTACCAAAAAGGTAAATGGAATTGAACAAAATACAGGTGCTTTAGGTCATGGATTATCCATTTGTGTTGGTGAAGCTTTGGCAGCTAAAATGGATAATAAAAAACATAAAGTATTTACACTTTTAGGTGATGGAGAAATGGCAGAAGGTTCTAATTGGGAAGCATTTCAATCTGCAGCACATTACAAGTTGGACAACCTATTTGCCATACTAGATTATAACAAACAGCAAATTTCAGGTAGTAATAAAGAGGTTATGAATCCTATTTCCTTCAAAGAAAAATTACAAGTATTTGGTTGGGCTGTTAAAGAAGTAGATGGTCATAATATTAAAGAATTAGTACAAACTTTAAATGATGGCCCTTTTGAAAAAGAAAAACCAAGTTTCATAATTGCGCATACTATTAAAGGTAGAGGGGTAAGTTTTATGGAAGGTGTTTTAAAATGGCATCATGGAGTGCCAACTGAAGAACAATATTTACAAGCGCAAAAAGAATTAGAAACTTTAGAACAAGCACTATAA